The genomic stretch AACACGGTATCTTTTCGTGCTCTGTGTTCGAAAGTCTAAGAAAGCTCGAATCGAGATAGGAAATTTAAGATTCTCAAAAATCGCGATGGCATACGAAAAGCGCTTTCGAGATTTAGAATATTTTAAATTGCGTAAAAACTGCGAGTAAAGAGTCTAACGTGGAATGAAGCAGTTTTTGCCAACGATCGTAATCGCTCAATTTTTTTGCACGTCTCTTTGGTTTGCTGGGAATTCGATCGTTTCCGAAATGGGGAAAGATCTCGATCTAGATCCTTCTTTTTTTGTACATCTAACGAGTGCGATTCAGCTTGGATTTATTAGCGGGACGTTGATCTTTTCCGTATTTACGATTTCAGATCGTTATTCACCTTCTTATGTTTTTTTCATAAGTTCTATTCTCGCCGGAATCTTCAACCTTGCGATTGCTTTTGGATTTGTATCTCCCGGGCCGATTCTTTCGTTCCGATTTCTTACTGGATTTTTTTTGGCGGGAATCTATCCGGTCGGAATGAAATTGGCCTCGGATCACACTCGTTCCGGTTTGGGAAAATCGTTGGGTTTTTTGGTAGGCGCCTTGGTTTTGGGAACGGCGCTTCCCCATTTGATACGAGATTTGATTTCGAGTTATCCGTGGAAGTATGTTGTATATACAACCTCGCTCTTGTCGTTCTTAGGCGGATTCTCCGTCTTTTTATTTGTTCCCAACGGTCCGTATCGAAAGATCGGTCAGAAATTAAATCTTGTCTCGTTTCTTCGCGGATTTAAGAAACCGAATTTTAGATACGCATCCTTCGGATATTTCGGACATATGTGGGAGCTCTATACGTTTTGGGCTTTTGTCCCTTGGATGCTCACAGACTACAATCACCGTTTTCCGGATAACACGATCAATGTTCCCATCCTTTCTTTTCTTATCATCGGATCGGGCGCTCTCGCCTGTGTTCTGAGCGGCTTTCTTTCGGAGTATTTCGGTTTAAAATGGACCGCATTTTCGGCCTTGTTTTTATCGTGTACCTGTTGTTTTCTTTCTCCGTTTCTGTTATATTCAAGTTCGATTCTATTTCTACTTTGTTTTTTATTTTTTTGGGGTTTGGTGGTGATCGCGGATTCACCTTTGTTTTCTACCTTGGTCGCACAGAATTC from Leptospira stimsonii encodes the following:
- a CDS encoding MFS transporter; translated protein: MKQFLPTIVIAQFFCTSLWFAGNSIVSEMGKDLDLDPSFFVHLTSAIQLGFISGTLIFSVFTISDRYSPSYVFFISSILAGIFNLAIAFGFVSPGPILSFRFLTGFFLAGIYPVGMKLASDHTRSGLGKSLGFLVGALVLGTALPHLIRDLISSYPWKYVVYTTSLLSFLGGFSVFLFVPNGPYRKIGQKLNLVSFLRGFKKPNFRYASFGYFGHMWELYTFWAFVPWMLTDYNHRFPDNTINVPILSFLIIGSGALACVLSGFLSEYFGLKWTAFSALFLSCTCCFLSPFLLYSSSILFLLCFLFFWGLVVIADSPLFSTLVAQNSPEESRGSSLTIVNCIGFGITILSIQIINVLSVSMIPRYLYTLLSIGPILGLFFLWKLKEEEFDKKIISNDRKR